GGCGGGGGAGGGGGATTGGGGATTGAGGCAAAGGTCTTTGGGTTGGCTCCGCTTTTGGCCAgaacacacagacacacacggTCAGAGGAAAATCCACACCATCTGCCACACCTTACACCTAACCCAACAATCCAATTCCGAGGCAACAATATGCTCCGCAGCTTCGTTTTCCTTGGacagagagagggagagagagagcagGAGATGGAGTGGGAGCAGGAGGTTGGGTCAGGGGTCAGGGGTCATGGGTGGGGAAAAGGGGCTTTTGGTAAGCCAAAGGGGCAGCCATATTGCAATGTATGGCCAGGGCGCTTGGAGCACGCAGCCAGCGAATGTGGACGTGATGCTCGAACCTGGAGCCTGGAAACACCCACACTCGGCTCGTTTGAAACCAACCCCTTCatcatttcaaatttaaatttaacctTTTGTCTTAATACGGCCAGGCGAACAACGAGCACGAGCTCCTGTCCTGGGCATCATAAAAACATCGTCAAGTCGATGGGATAAGACCGGAGTCCGGAGTCCGCAGTCCGCAGTCCGGAGTGCAGACCAGAAACCGGACCGAATAGAGACGTATGTGAGGCAAGGAGGGAGCCAGCTTAGACCCGTATTATTGGGGGAGGCAACTAATTTACGGATTTGCCACCCACACCTGACAAGCGACTTAAGTGGTAGTTGGGAAGGAGTTATGCTTCAAGGATAATGTACACGTTGATCCATATAGAAGTATTCTTATAAAAGATAGCATAATACAGAAATACAGTGCTGGTCCAAGAGAATATcttaaaaaatctttaaaaaaataaatacgagtatatttaatataaatgtCTTTGAATCTTAAGTTAGATTTATGGCTTTATAATGGGAAATCAGGTCAAAAATCGTCtttatttgcattcaagttttctCTGTGTAGCATTAAATCGAAGATGGTCAGCTGAATGAGAGGGCTTAAAGTCGCCCCAAAAGTTACCTCAATCAATGAAGTGGCAACAAGGAAAAGGAGGATCCTGCGACGGACTAAGAGGTGGATAAATAGGAGGTTTTCAAGCAGGAGGCGTACGACTGCTAAAAGCAGGGAGGGCGTGGGTGGATGGTGGCAATGTCCAAAGGGAATGCTAAGGGAAATGGCCAAAATTCAAAATGGCCACTTGAGGGGTGAGAGTGGAAAGCCAACGGCGAGTTCTCTTCTGTAGTGGACAACTTGtacagcacacacaaacaaacaggGGAATGGGTAGGGGGTGGGAAATGAGAGGAGTGGTGGGGGGTGGTCGAGAGAAACGGAACGACACCAGAGTTATCAACATAAAAGTCAATCTGCTGAGGGGGTTGAATGCGAACACAGTCCACAAATGGGCTAAGCAGTCGGGGTGGGGGTGGAAAAGGGGTATCAGGGAAAGGAACGAGTGGGCAAGGGGCTGCAGCAGCTAGTGGGGCAGTCACAGTCGTTAAAGCCCCCCTTATTGACCCCTTTGTTGGAGCGCTTAAAcgcaaaaccaaaaccacACAGAAAGAAACGTCTAGTGCAAGTTCGcgaaaaattatatatatttactatttaAAGAACAAACGAAACCCACATAAGctaaaatattatattcaaagctgaatttacatttaaataaatgtataaatgtTGCAAAGGGagcaatatattttttcaCTGCCTAAACTGGACTCGGTCGCTTTctgtttctttatttttgaCCCACCGCCACCCCCTCGAAGGACTCGAAGGACATTGTGCGCGCTGGTCGTTAGTGTTGGTGGTTCGGTGATGGACGGCCCACGGAGCTGAAGTGGCTGCCAGTTTTGTAGCTGTTCGTGGATTGAAATCGCACATATTTCACCTTGTCAGCCGTCCCGTTCGCACCCGTTTGACCAGCTATCCCGGGCAGGTCCTGAGTGTTCCGAATGTCCTGCGTTACGTTTCGTTTCGTTACGTTTTCCAATGAAATCGAAAAGTCCACCCCTAATGGCTAGCTAACAGCGACCAAAAAAGCTGAAAACCCCTGGACCGCGGACATCGAACGGACCTGAAGCGGCCATTTGCCATTCAACCCCATGAAGCCGGTGTCCTTGGAACGGGACAGCCCACTCCCACCATCCGCTCACTCCGGCATTTATACAATTACATTTATAAATGCCTTTCTGCGATATCAAACAGAACGACAtggaaaacacacacacacacaaaagggGGAAAGCGAAGACAATCGAGTGCCTCCAAGCTCTTGAAATTGAGATTGGGGGCTGTTCTACCCACTCACCCCTCCATCTAAAAGCTAATTTTTAGCATTGGAACTCAATAAATTgcttattatttaaaatattggTGTCCATTTTTTAAAATGGACTATTATAAGTAAACGAAATGAAGCTTTATTATAGTAAAATAGTAAATCAGATGATTCAAAAAGTCGACTAGAAGTATAGGATTGAAATTCTAATAATATATCTTGGAACGCCGATTTTGAAATCAGTTAGTTCCTCGTGTTATTCACAATTACAACTGGTTAGCCCCTAAAGCACTTGAGCTCTCATATTGACCTTATCTCCGATCTTCAACAAAGTGATCACGAAGGGATCAAAGATCGGGGAACAATGCGAATTGGCTAATTGATGGCACTTCGGCGGGACCACTTGACTTGATCGGTCCGTCCGATCGAGGACTTCGAAAAGCGCAAATCCGATCGAGGAGCACCGATAGCGATGAGTGTCAAGCGATAATTGCAGCTCGTAGAGCGATAACGCGTCCATCCGATCTTCGCGGCAGCCGATCGGCATGTGAATGTGAGCGAATGCGGATGACTCGCGGATTTGCCTATTCCGGGCTACCAAAGGGGTTAAATAGGCGCTTCCCTACCCCCGACGAAATAAAGGGGTTGGTTCGGCCCTCCGAGGCGGCGAAAGGAGTACTTTTTACCTGGGAACGCGACATGGAAATGGGACATGTTATTGGGACATCTTCGGATCGCGTAACCCCTTCGGGTAAATCGCGTTAATCCCGGCCAGGTAACCAGCAGGAAATTATCATTTTTCATTCCGGCCTGACATCTGGCTTCCTCGCGGTTCGAGGGATAGCAATGTTAAGATCCGCATCCTGAAGTGCCCACAAAAGGAAGTGCAAAGGGTCTGAAATGTCAGCGCAAGGACTCGCCGAAAGCCgaataaaaaagaaacgagGAAGTGGAAATGTCACACGGTCAGAAACTCTGACTTATTCAACTCGCCTAATTGAAATCACTCGTCCATTGTTTTTCGACTCAACAATGAGTTCGACCTGTCACATGTCAACttggcaaacaaataaacgaaaGCCAAACAATAAACCACTCGGGGCCTACTCCAAGCCAAATCGCAGCtatgtaaaaatatattaaacagTAGGCCTTGATTTTAACCGACGCTTTCATTCAGTTTGATTTGCTTGGGCTTGGGGCCACAATTCAGAGCTAACAGAGTCACAGAGTAGTTCAGTGGCAATTTTATATACCTTATTTTTTCTAGAAACGAACAAAAtttaaagtaaacaaaattcaGTTTATCTCCATTGTGCTTCTCTTTTCTGCTAAACATGTCGAAGGCAACAAAGCTGCGATTCGCACTGATCACCGAGGATGTGCTGGACAAGTTGAGGCCGCGCTCACAGTCGGAAAATGCACGATCAAATTACATGAACGAAATAAGTGTGGCCATTAGGATGGCAGTCAACGAGGTTTTGGACGAGAAGATGCAGCAGCTGAATGATACAGTTAATCGAATGGTTGAGGAGCGGGTGAGCAAAATTCTGGAGAACCACTTGATTAAGGGGTCGTTGGCGGGGCGCAGTAGCTCAGTAGGAAGAAAAAGGGATTTGGATCATAAGGAAAGCAAGGGAGCAAGGTTTGCTGCTCCAGCCGCATCAATTAGTTCACTAAAAGTTTCCAATATCAAACGTGGCCGAAACAAGAGGCAAAATCCCACCAAGGACCATGTGACCTTCGCCTCCGACGATCAGTTGACTAGGAGGCCTAGAAGCAAGGCGCAGAAAATCACTGTAATGCCCATCCATCGCGAGAGCCAGGTGAAGAGTACTCCCTCGAACGGCGAcagcaaccacaacaacacaCCGATGACGACACCTCCACCACCACTTAGCACGGATAACAATAAGCTGGATGAGGACGACTACTATAACTTCTCTGATGTGGAGGAACCCTCGATCCTAAGCATGGCTGCCAAATATCTCAAGAAACTCGAGGATGTCCGCCGTCGAAAGCACTCGGCGCAATAGCTTAGGTAGCCTGTACTTCAAACTTTCGTTGATACTCCTTCGTATTTCTTTCCTCGTCAACTCAATTTTCAAAGTGAGCGTGCATATACCATTAAACAATGGAttcggtaaaaaaaaaataaataaatgagcCAAGTAAAATAATCATGTGGTcttaatatatgtaatatatatgggATTTCTATCCTgatacattttaaatgaaCAATATGCATTTATTACAAACAATTTGAAAAGGCAAGGTGAAAACCATATAAATAGGCCATCTTCAAAGGCTATCCCATTGGTTTAACCCCCGGCAAACAAATTTCCATTTATGCTAGTTTCCATATACATCGCAACAACATCCGCCTCATACCCTCGccaaaaaaatgagaaaaaccCACTGTTGAAGACGTCTAATCCATGAAATATGTAAAGTGAAAAATTGAATCGCAAGCAATTGTAAAAATCAGCCTGGTTACATTTCAGAGGGGGTGGATGGTGGACAGGGGCTGTGTGGGGTTAAGATTCGCATAGTCTTTGCCGCTTATCAACGAACTGCAGACAAGGCCAGAGCATCAATCAAGAGTTTCCAATGAATGGCTATCGACTGAATTAGACGACCAGCTAGAATATTCCCAGTTCCCATTTGCCACTCCCGTTGTACACCGAGCGAAATTGCGACAGCTCTGTAATATTACCCATTATTATTTCAATTGAAAGACCATCAATATGGTACCAAATTAGATAAAAAATTGTACTCGGAAAATTATATAGATGAAAGATGAGttcttttcacttttttctcAAGTGTATCTTTCCAGCACTTTTTGCGTCTTTTGCAAATTCTGGACTACcacccaaaagaaaaaaaaagaagtgggAAGGACAGGCCATATTTTTGCGGCTTAATATGTGttaaaaaaatggaaataaataaatgcgaaCCGCTGGCGAAAAAATGTTTTCCTGCTGGATGGCTGGGTGGACCGTAAAGGGGGCGGTGGGCGCTGGGCCATGGGCCATGGGCGGTGTGGGTGGGGCTGGCTTATCGCTATCCTTGTAGCCAGTGACAGGACATAACATAACCCCTGGTATCTCCAGTGAGCCATGCGTGGGCGCCTTTTCCTTGGATGTGTGTGGTCACCCCGGAGAGGTCAAAGGGCGGTGACGAGGGGGTTccccttttcgaagcgaaaaAGGGGTAAAAGTTGCTGACTAAGTACTTTGGAAAATTGCTTACACGTCTGCTATCTTCTGGCCGCTGCCCGCCTTCGTTTAGCGGTAATACATTGTCATTTATGTATAATACTGGGCAGGGGATGGCACACCATTTTCCCAATCCATTTGCCAGGCCAGTGGACAAGTGTTGGGTGCCATGTTTATGTTTTCTCGTTGTCTATCATTTGAGGAACCCCTTCCATAAAATGAAAAACCCCTGCGCGCAAAAAATTCCTTTTGAAGCCAAGTTCgcgtttcaatttttttcgcTTGTAGTCGGTAATATAAAATCCACAAACGCGAACAGAACTTCACATATGACAACAGGGGACAATCGAAGGAGGAGCTCCAAAAAAAGTGTGGGGCTGGGGATGTGGTAAAGGGGGTGGTAGGGACGAAGGACGAGATGGCCAAAGACACACGCCGCTGCTCGGATGTTTGTGATTTTTGAAGCGGAAAATCAAAGTTAAGCCCTGTTCATACCGGAAAGCTATATTGGAAACTAAACTCATTTTTTCCATTTGcggaataaaattcaatttgatcTTCAATAAATTAAGTGCATTACATACTTGATATATTGTTTTTGAAtcaaattaacaaatataaGCTCTAGTGATTACGCTATATTTTGTTtgatatattttgtatttgataaTTTGAAAATCTTTATAGGATCCGGTGTAAACGAGACTTAAGGCGCTCAAGAACGAAACACTGTCCCATTTTTAGCAGTATGTATGTGTGCTCCCGCTCCCCTTTCGTTTtcgcgtgtgtgtttgtgtgcgttcGTTCGAGTTTcagaaaattgcattttttcatATCATTAGGTTTTATTGGTTTCTTCCTGTTAAATATTTC
The Drosophila mauritiana strain mau12 chromosome X, ASM438214v1, whole genome shotgun sequence DNA segment above includes these coding regions:
- the LOC117146974 gene encoding uncharacterized protein LOC117146974, producing the protein MSKATKLRFALITEDVLDKLRPRSQSENARSNYMNEISVAIRMAVNEVLDEKMQQLNDTVNRMVEERVSKILENHLIKGSLAGRSSSVGRKRDLDHKESKGARFAAPAASISSLKVSNIKRGRNKRQNPTKDHVTFASDDQLTRRPRSKAQKITVMPIHRESQVKSTPSNGDSNHNNTPMTTPPPPLSTDNNKLDEDDYYNFSDVEEPSILSMAAKYLKKLEDVRRRKHSAQ